The following are from one region of the Actinomycetes bacterium genome:
- the eccCb gene encoding type VII secretion protein EccCb has product VAANRWADLRATLRDNLGGRIELRLNDPVESELGRAAAAALPALPGRGLTPTGLQFQAALPVVGDTGGDAGLAGAAAEIGRRVPSGPPAPPLRLLPALVREADLPAPGPERPPGVPFAVDEHRLEPVLLDLFTAAPHFLVLGDAGCGKTSLLRLLARGLTTRYGPGQLRLLVIDYRRTLIDVAEGPHLDGYACTPAMASEAVGHLYPVLAGRLPSASLSRRELLARDWWTGPRFVILVDDYDLLPTPSGNPLAPLVDLLGQARDVGLHLVVARPVGGTARTAFEPVFQRLRELGTPGLLMRGDPGEGAVLGGLKAGPLPPGRGWLVRPDALSGLVQVAYQPPPVPEVPAPPVPGVAVPRVPEEPVPPVPGVPVEAGRVAWVPPASPAAGPGPS; this is encoded by the coding sequence CGTCGCCGCCAACCGGTGGGCCGACCTGCGCGCCACCCTCCGCGACAACCTCGGCGGCCGCATCGAGCTCCGGCTCAACGACCCTGTCGAGTCCGAGCTGGGCCGGGCGGCCGCCGCCGCGCTCCCAGCCCTGCCCGGCCGGGGCCTCACCCCGACCGGGCTCCAGTTCCAGGCCGCCCTGCCCGTGGTCGGCGACACAGGAGGGGACGCGGGGCTCGCCGGGGCCGCCGCCGAGATCGGACGCCGAGTCCCCTCCGGGCCGCCCGCCCCGCCGCTGCGCCTGCTCCCCGCCCTGGTACGCGAGGCTGACCTGCCTGCTCCGGGGCCAGAGCGGCCACCAGGCGTGCCGTTCGCGGTCGACGAGCACCGGCTCGAGCCGGTCCTGCTCGACCTGTTCACCGCCGCGCCGCACTTCCTCGTTCTCGGGGACGCCGGGTGCGGCAAGACCAGCCTGCTGCGGCTCCTGGCCCGGGGGCTGACCACGCGGTACGGGCCCGGCCAGCTACGGCTGCTCGTCATCGACTACCGCCGGACCTTGATCGACGTGGCCGAGGGTCCCCATCTGGACGGGTATGCCTGCACGCCCGCCATGGCCAGCGAGGCGGTTGGGCACCTGTACCCCGTCCTGGCCGGGCGCCTGCCGTCTGCCTCGCTCTCCCGCCGCGAGCTGCTGGCCCGGGACTGGTGGACCGGCCCGCGCTTCGTGATCCTGGTCGATGACTACGACCTGCTGCCCACCCCGTCCGGCAACCCGCTCGCGCCCCTGGTCGACCTGCTCGGCCAGGCACGGGACGTGGGGCTGCACCTCGTCGTCGCCCGGCCGGTCGGCGGCACCGCCCGGACCGCGTTCGAGCCGGTGTTCCAGCGCCTGCGGGAACTCGGCACCCCGGGCCTGCTCATGCGGGGTGACCCCGGGGAGGGCGCCGTGCTCGGGGGCCTGAAGGCCGGCCCGCTGCCACCCGGCCGGGGCTGGCTCGTGCGCCCGGACGCCCTGAGCGGGCTCGTCCAGGTCGCGTACCAACCGCCGCCGGTGCCTGAGGTGCCAGCCCCGCCGGTGCCCGGGGTGGCGGTCCCGCGGGTGCCTGAGGAGCCGGTCCCGCCGGTGCCCGGGGTGCCGGTCGAGGCGGGCCGCGTGGCTTGGGTGCCGCCCGCCTCCCCGGCGGCTGGGCCGGGCCCGTCGTGA